From a single Mycolicibacterium moriokaense genomic region:
- the nuoN gene encoding NADH-quinone oxidoreductase subunit NuoN has translation MTLPAPNIEFAALSPMLIVFGAGILGILLEALLPRDRRYPAQVTLNGTALCAAFIAVILQTGHQGHAVMGSVTIDGPTLFLQGAILMASAISIAPIGSRRLAAFTPQGSSVPGSADERDAQREGALQTEVFPLFMFAVGGMLLLPAASDLLTIFIAVEVLSLPLYVLCGLARTRRLLSHEAALKYFLLGAFSSAIFLYGMGLLYGYAGTLTLSGIATALDERGETSLALIGVALLTAGLLFKVGAVPFHSWVPDVYQGAPTPVTAFMAAATKLAAFGAMLRIFYVALPRLVTDWRPVLCVIAALTMVVAAVLTVVQTDIKRLLGFSAVVNAGFLLLGVTGTEAGLSSTLFYLVAYAVSTIGAFATVTMIRGPDGDEETDTSRWAGLGQRSPAVASAMALFLLAIAGIPLTSGFVSKFAIFQTAAADGAGVLVVIGVLASAVAAYAYARVIVTMFFNPPNTAAPQAERPALATTAVVTMAAAATILLGILPQPLFDLTINAGDFIR, from the coding sequence ATGACGTTACCTGCACCGAATATCGAATTCGCCGCCCTCTCACCCATGCTGATCGTGTTCGGCGCCGGCATTCTCGGAATCCTTCTCGAAGCGTTGCTGCCGCGGGACCGCCGGTACCCGGCACAGGTCACCCTGAATGGCACCGCGCTCTGTGCAGCGTTCATCGCGGTCATCCTCCAGACGGGCCACCAAGGCCATGCGGTCATGGGCTCCGTCACGATCGACGGACCGACACTCTTTCTCCAGGGCGCCATCCTGATGGCCTCCGCCATCTCGATCGCGCCGATCGGCAGCCGTCGACTCGCGGCATTCACCCCGCAGGGCTCGTCGGTCCCTGGCAGCGCCGATGAGCGGGACGCACAACGGGAGGGCGCCTTGCAAACCGAGGTGTTCCCACTCTTCATGTTCGCTGTCGGCGGCATGCTGCTGCTTCCAGCCGCGTCGGACCTGCTGACGATATTCATTGCTGTTGAAGTGCTTTCGCTGCCGCTCTACGTGCTGTGCGGACTTGCCCGAACCCGGCGGCTGCTCTCACATGAGGCAGCGCTGAAGTATTTCCTCCTCGGCGCATTCTCATCCGCGATCTTCCTCTACGGCATGGGGCTGCTCTACGGCTACGCGGGCACCCTCACGCTCTCGGGCATCGCCACGGCGCTCGATGAGCGCGGCGAGACGTCACTGGCGCTGATCGGTGTCGCGTTGCTGACTGCCGGGCTGTTGTTCAAAGTCGGAGCGGTACCGTTCCATTCGTGGGTCCCGGACGTCTATCAGGGCGCGCCGACGCCCGTCACAGCCTTCATGGCCGCGGCGACGAAGCTGGCCGCGTTCGGGGCCATGCTGAGGATCTTCTATGTGGCGCTGCCACGGCTCGTCACCGACTGGCGACCGGTGCTGTGTGTCATCGCGGCACTGACGATGGTGGTGGCCGCTGTGCTGACCGTCGTACAGACCGATATCAAACGGCTGCTGGGCTTCTCAGCGGTTGTCAATGCCGGCTTCCTCCTGCTTGGGGTTACCGGAACAGAGGCCGGGCTTTCGTCCACGCTGTTCTACCTGGTTGCCTACGCCGTCAGCACAATAGGGGCATTCGCGACGGTCACGATGATCCGCGGGCCGGACGGCGACGAGGAGACCGACACGTCGCGCTGGGCGGGACTCGGGCAGCGCTCCCCAGCGGTCGCCAGCGCGATGGCGCTGTTCCTGTTGGCGATCGCAGGCATTCCGCTCACCAGCGGCTTCGTCAGCAAGTTCGCGATCTTCCAGACCGCCGCGGCCGACGGCGCGGGTGTACTGGTGGTCATCGGTGTGCTGGCCAGCGCTGTCGCCGCCTATGCATATGCCCGCGTGATCGTGACGATGTTCTTCAACCCACCGAATACCGCTGCACCGCAGGCAGAACGGCCCGCTCTGGCGACCACGGCGGTCGTCACCATGGCCGCGGCGGCGACCATCCTCCTC
- a CDS encoding NADH-quinone oxidoreductase subunit M, whose amino-acid sequence MTGAPWLTILWLGPLVGAGIVLVMPRPELAKWAGLIASSAVVVVTGVIAVQFDALGKQYQFVETHRWIPYFGAGYTVGVDGIALVLVVLTAVLVPILIIAGWNEANHRALVTHTYVALILAVESFVMLSFVALDVLLFYVVFEATLIPLYFLIGRYGSSGSSPAALKFLLYNLFGGLVMLAAIIGLHVSSGTLDFRTLLTLTPDADPAIQRLLFLGFMVAFAIKAPMWPFHTWLPPVAASAKPATAVLMMALVDKVGTFAMLRYCLQLFPDASTYFRPLIITLAVISTIYGAVLAIGQTDVMRLIAYTSISHYGFIILGIFVMTSQGQSGSTLYMVNHGLSTAALFLIAGFLVSRRGTRLISAFGGVQKVAPVLAGTFLVAGLSALALPGLGPFISEFLVLMGTFTRYPAAAVVASAALVLSAVYILWMYQRMMTGPVMDGNEKLRDLLPRELAVVTPLIALLLVLGVYPKPMLDVINPAVSHTMTVLDQIDPTPKVAAK is encoded by the coding sequence ATGACCGGCGCTCCGTGGTTAACCATCCTGTGGCTCGGTCCACTCGTCGGCGCAGGCATCGTGCTCGTAATGCCACGTCCCGAGCTCGCGAAGTGGGCAGGCTTGATCGCATCGTCGGCTGTCGTCGTTGTCACCGGAGTGATCGCGGTTCAGTTCGACGCCCTTGGTAAGCAGTACCAGTTCGTCGAAACGCACAGGTGGATACCGTATTTCGGCGCCGGATACACCGTCGGTGTCGACGGCATTGCGCTCGTACTTGTCGTGCTCACTGCCGTCCTGGTTCCGATACTGATCATCGCCGGATGGAACGAAGCCAACCACCGAGCGTTGGTGACCCATACCTATGTGGCGTTGATACTCGCCGTCGAGTCGTTCGTCATGCTGTCCTTTGTCGCCCTCGACGTGCTGCTGTTCTACGTCGTCTTCGAAGCCACGTTGATTCCGCTGTACTTCCTGATCGGGCGGTACGGCAGCTCGGGTTCCTCGCCGGCCGCACTGAAGTTCCTTCTCTACAACCTGTTCGGTGGCCTCGTAATGCTGGCCGCGATCATAGGGTTGCACGTCTCGTCCGGCACATTGGACTTCCGTACACTGCTGACCCTCACACCAGATGCAGATCCGGCCATCCAGAGACTGCTGTTCCTCGGGTTCATGGTGGCGTTCGCGATCAAGGCGCCCATGTGGCCGTTTCACACCTGGCTGCCACCTGTCGCGGCGTCAGCGAAACCGGCGACTGCTGTATTGATGATGGCCCTCGTGGACAAGGTCGGCACCTTCGCCATGCTGCGGTACTGCCTGCAGTTGTTCCCCGACGCTTCAACGTACTTCCGGCCGTTGATCATCACACTGGCCGTGATCAGCACCATCTACGGCGCCGTCCTGGCGATAGGCCAAACCGATGTGATGCGCCTGATCGCCTACACCTCGATCTCGCATTACGGCTTCATCATCCTCGGCATCTTCGTGATGACCAGCCAGGGCCAGTCCGGGTCGACGCTCTACATGGTCAACCACGGCCTATCCACGGCGGCGCTGTTCCTGATCGCCGGCTTCCTGGTGTCGCGCAGGGGAACTCGCTTGATCAGTGCCTTTGGCGGGGTGCAGAAGGTCGCACCGGTACTCGCCGGCACCTTCCTCGTCGCGGGTCTGTCCGCACTCGCCCTACCGGGTTTGGGCCCGTTCATCAGTGAGTTCCTGGTGTTGATGGGCACATTCACCCGGTACCCGGCCGCCGCGGTCGTGGCGAGCGCCGCACTGGTTCTCTCTGCGGTTTACATCCTGTGGATGTACCAGCGGATGATGACCGGCCCGGTCATGGACGGCAACGAAAAGCTACGCGATCTGCTCCCCCGCGAGCTCGCAGTCGTTACGCCGCTGATCGCCCTGCTGCTCGTCCTCGGCGTCTATCCGAAACCCATGCTCGACGTCATCAATCCCGCAGTCAGCCACACCATGACGGTCCTCGATCAGATAGACCCCACACCGAAGGTGGCCGCCAAATGA
- the nuoL gene encoding NADH-quinone oxidoreductase subunit L: protein MTLPVWLTIALPLAGATILLLGGRRTNSWGHLLGCAASLGCFAVGAVLFADMLTRTPEHRGVTQTLFTWVPVAGLQVDFGLQLDQLSMCFVLLITGVGSLIHIYSIGYMAHDPDRRRFFAYLNLFLAAMLLLVLADNYLGLYVGWEGVGLASYLLIGFWQHKPSAATAAKKAFVVNRVGDIGLAVALMVMFAHIGSVSFAGVFTAAPGVSEGVLTAIGLLLLLAACGKSAQVPLQSWLGDAMEGPTPVSALIHAATMVTAGVYLIVRSGPVFDLAPTAQLGVVIVGAVTLLFGAVIGCAKDDIKKALAASTMSQIGYMVLAAGLGPAGYAFAIMHLLTHGFFKAGLFLGAGSVMHAMNDEVNMRRYGGLRTALPITFATFGLGYLAIIGIPPLAGYFSKDGIIEAALGAGGAKGIILGGAAILGAGITAFYMTRVMLMTFFGQQRWAPEAHPHESPAVMTWPMILLAIGSVGSGAAFAIGGTLQHWLEPVVGTHEIHHIAPVWVITTIILAAVAIGIAIAYRNYATKPIPKQAPAGSKLTIAARKDLYSDTLNEELIMRPGGRLVGALKAVNDTMIEATVSAIAATTARTSNRWRRWQTGYARSYALSMLAGSAVVVTALVAVGLS, encoded by the coding sequence ATGACACTTCCGGTGTGGCTGACCATCGCCCTGCCGCTGGCCGGCGCGACCATCCTGCTGCTGGGCGGACGACGCACCAACAGCTGGGGACACCTACTGGGCTGTGCGGCCTCACTGGGCTGCTTCGCCGTCGGCGCGGTGCTGTTCGCCGACATGCTCACCCGCACCCCCGAACACCGCGGCGTGACCCAAACCCTGTTCACCTGGGTGCCGGTCGCGGGGCTGCAGGTCGACTTCGGCCTGCAACTGGATCAGCTGTCGATGTGTTTCGTGCTGCTGATCACCGGCGTCGGCTCACTGATCCACATCTACTCCATCGGCTACATGGCCCACGACCCCGACCGCCGACGGTTCTTCGCCTACCTCAACCTGTTCCTGGCCGCGATGCTGCTGCTCGTACTGGCCGATAACTACCTCGGCCTCTACGTCGGCTGGGAAGGCGTGGGCCTGGCGTCGTATCTGCTGATCGGGTTCTGGCAACACAAACCCTCCGCGGCCACCGCGGCCAAAAAGGCGTTCGTGGTCAACCGCGTCGGCGACATCGGCCTGGCCGTGGCGTTGATGGTCATGTTCGCCCACATCGGGTCGGTCTCCTTCGCCGGCGTCTTCACCGCCGCCCCCGGCGTCTCCGAAGGCGTACTGACCGCCATCGGGCTGCTGCTGCTGCTGGCCGCCTGCGGCAAGTCCGCGCAGGTGCCGCTGCAGTCCTGGCTGGGCGACGCGATGGAAGGCCCCACCCCGGTCTCGGCGCTCATCCACGCCGCCACCATGGTCACCGCCGGCGTCTACCTCATCGTGCGCTCCGGGCCGGTGTTCGACCTGGCCCCCACCGCCCAGCTCGGCGTGGTGATCGTCGGCGCGGTCACCCTGCTGTTCGGGGCGGTCATCGGCTGCGCCAAAGACGACATCAAAAAGGCGCTGGCCGCATCCACCATGAGCCAGATCGGCTACATGGTGCTCGCCGCCGGCCTGGGCCCGGCCGGATACGCGTTCGCGATCATGCACCTGCTGACCCACGGCTTCTTCAAAGCCGGACTGTTCCTCGGCGCCGGCTCGGTCATGCACGCGATGAACGACGAGGTCAACATGCGCCGCTACGGCGGCCTACGCACAGCCCTGCCGATCACCTTCGCCACCTTCGGGCTGGGGTATCTGGCCATCATCGGCATCCCGCCGCTGGCGGGGTACTTCTCCAAAGACGGCATCATCGAAGCCGCCCTGGGCGCCGGCGGGGCCAAAGGCATCATCCTGGGCGGCGCGGCCATCCTGGGTGCCGGGATCACCGCGTTCTACATGACCCGGGTCATGCTGATGACGTTCTTCGGCCAGCAACGCTGGGCACCTGAGGCGCATCCGCACGAATCACCGGCGGTGATGACCTGGCCGATGATCCTGCTGGCCATCGGCTCGGTGGGTTCGGGGGCAGCCTTCGCCATCGGCGGCACCCTGCAGCACTGGCTCGAACCCGTCGTCGGCACCCACGAAATCCACCACATCGCCCCCGTCTGGGTCATCACCACCATCATCCTGGCCGCCGTCGCCATCGGCATCGCCATCGCCTACCGCAACTACGCCACCAAACCCATCCCCAAACAAGCACCCGCCGGCTCCAAACTCACCATCGCCGCCCGCAAAGACCTCTACAGCGACACACTCAACGAAGAACTCATCATGCGACCAGGTGGGCGGCTGGTAGGCGCGTTGAAGGCGGTGAACGACACCATGATTGAAGCGACCGTCAGCGCGATCGCCGCGACTACCGCGCGAACCTCGAATCGATGGCGACGGTGGCAGACGGGCTACGCCCGCTCGTATGCCCTCTCGATGCTCGCGGGGTCGGCCGTTGTCGTCACCGCGCTTGTCGCGGTGGGGTTGTCATGA
- the nuoK gene encoding NADH-quinone oxidoreductase subunit NuoK: MNPDNYLYLSALLFTIGAAGVLLRRNAIIMFMCVELMLNACNLAFVTFSRMHGHLDGQMVAFFTMVVAACEVVVGLAIIMTIFRTRRSASVDDASLLKH; encoded by the coding sequence ATGAATCCCGATAATTATTTGTATTTGTCTGCGTTGTTGTTCACCATTGGTGCGGCCGGAGTGTTGTTGCGGCGCAACGCGATCATCATGTTCATGTGTGTGGAGTTGATGCTCAATGCCTGCAACCTCGCGTTCGTGACGTTCTCGCGCATGCATGGGCATCTCGACGGTCAGATGGTGGCGTTCTTCACGATGGTCGTCGCCGCCTGTGAGGTGGTGGTCGGGTTGGCCATCATCATGACGATCTTCCGTACCCGCCGCTCGGCCTCGGTCGACGACGCCAGCCTGCTCAAGCACTGA
- a CDS encoding NADH-quinone oxidoreductase subunit J: protein MTGEAVLFWVFGTIAVAGTFGVVMAAKAVYSALFLAMTMVALAILYIAQDALFLGIVQVVVYTGAVMMLFLFVLMLIGVDSSESLVETIRGQRVAAVVVGAAFGVLLIAGIGTGSVAGSTGLAQANADGNVEGLAALIFTRYLWVFELTSALLITAAAGAMVLAYRERRKHRKSQRDLAIERFRSGGHPTTLPGPGVFAQYNAVDVPALLPDGSPARESVSRILQPRAITPRTTHVPGRSHVRLVTPPPDVGTDWVDDWAYSTNGNGGGKDE from the coding sequence ATGACCGGCGAGGCGGTGTTGTTCTGGGTGTTCGGCACCATAGCCGTCGCCGGCACGTTTGGCGTGGTGATGGCCGCCAAGGCAGTCTATTCCGCGCTGTTCCTGGCGATGACGATGGTCGCGCTGGCCATCTTGTACATCGCGCAGGACGCCCTCTTCCTCGGGATCGTACAAGTGGTGGTCTACACCGGCGCGGTGATGATGCTGTTCCTGTTCGTCCTGATGCTCATCGGCGTCGACTCTTCGGAGTCGCTGGTGGAAACCATTCGGGGACAACGCGTTGCGGCGGTTGTCGTCGGGGCGGCCTTCGGCGTACTGCTGATCGCGGGTATAGGCACCGGGTCGGTGGCCGGGTCCACTGGGCTGGCTCAGGCCAACGCCGACGGCAACGTGGAGGGTTTGGCGGCGCTGATCTTCACCCGCTACCTGTGGGTGTTCGAACTCACCAGCGCGCTGTTGATCACGGCGGCGGCGGGTGCGATGGTCCTTGCGTATCGCGAGCGCAGGAAACACCGTAAGTCGCAACGTGATCTTGCTATCGAACGATTCCGGTCCGGCGGACATCCGACGACGTTGCCGGGTCCGGGGGTGTTCGCCCAATACAACGCCGTCGATGTTCCCGCGTTGCTTCCCGACGGTTCGCCTGCGCGCGAATCGGTGTCGCGGATATTGCAACCGCGCGCGATTACACCACGTACTACGCATGTACCGGGGCGGTCGCACGTGCGGTTGGTGACGCCGCCGCCAGACGTCGGCACCGACTGGGTTGACGACTGGGCGTACAGCACGAACGGGAACGGCGGCGGAAAAGACGAATGA
- the nuoH gene encoding NADH-quinone oxidoreductase subunit NuoH, with amino-acid sequence MTSEMTDAWWLVLLKAVAVFGFLVLTVLVAILVERRVLARMQMRSGPNRVGPAGVLQSLVDGVKLALKEGITPFGADKAIYRLAPVISVVPAIMAFAVIPFGPEVSIAGHRTALQLTDLPVAVLYILAAASIGAYGIVLGGWASGSIYPLLGGLRSTAQVISYEIAMALSFTTVFLYAGTMSTSGIVAAQEGAWYVFLLLPSFLIYVISMVGETNRAPFDLPEAEGELVGGFHTEYSSLKFAMFMLAEYINMTTVSALAATLFLGGWRAPWPIGMWDGANTGWWPLLWFVGKVWAFLFVFVWLRATLPRLRYDQFMAIGWKVLIPVSLGWLMTVAVARGMESALHTPSWSTAIAGLGVVLAAAVTVRRTSASSSPSDRRSGTTGYLNPMATGYPVPPLPGQRIADPVIIIRREDIDA; translated from the coding sequence ATGACCAGCGAGATGACTGATGCGTGGTGGCTGGTTCTGCTCAAGGCGGTTGCCGTCTTCGGCTTCCTGGTGCTGACGGTGCTGGTCGCGATCCTGGTCGAGCGTCGAGTGCTGGCCCGGATGCAGATGCGGTCCGGACCGAACCGCGTCGGGCCCGCCGGCGTGCTGCAAAGCCTGGTGGACGGCGTCAAACTGGCGCTCAAGGAGGGCATCACGCCCTTCGGAGCGGATAAGGCCATTTACCGCCTCGCTCCGGTCATTTCGGTGGTACCCGCCATCATGGCATTCGCCGTCATTCCATTCGGACCAGAAGTTTCCATCGCGGGGCATCGCACGGCCCTGCAACTGACCGACTTGCCCGTCGCCGTGCTGTACATCCTCGCCGCCGCATCGATCGGTGCGTACGGAATCGTGCTGGGCGGCTGGGCTTCCGGTTCGATTTATCCCCTGCTCGGCGGGTTGCGATCCACTGCGCAGGTGATCTCCTACGAGATCGCGATGGCGCTGTCGTTCACCACCGTATTTCTGTACGCGGGGACGATGTCCACTTCCGGCATCGTCGCCGCACAGGAGGGCGCGTGGTACGTCTTTCTCCTGTTGCCGTCATTCCTCATCTATGTGATTTCGATGGTCGGCGAAACCAACAGGGCGCCTTTCGATTTGCCCGAGGCGGAGGGCGAGCTGGTCGGCGGTTTTCACACCGAGTACTCGTCGCTGAAGTTCGCGATGTTCATGCTCGCCGAGTACATCAACATGACGACGGTGTCCGCGCTTGCGGCGACATTGTTCCTCGGCGGCTGGCGCGCGCCGTGGCCGATCGGAATGTGGGACGGCGCCAACACCGGCTGGTGGCCACTGCTGTGGTTCGTCGGCAAGGTGTGGGCCTTCCTGTTCGTTTTCGTATGGCTGCGCGCCACGCTTCCCCGGCTGCGGTACGACCAGTTCATGGCTATCGGCTGGAAGGTACTGATCCCGGTCTCACTGGGATGGCTCATGACGGTGGCCGTCGCGCGGGGCATGGAATCAGCGCTCCACACCCCGTCGTGGAGTACGGCAATAGCCGGTCTGGGCGTCGTGCTCGCCGCTGCCGTGACCGTCAGGCGCACATCGGCGAGCAGCTCGCCTTCTGACCGCCGAAGCGGCACAACCGGTTATCTCAACCCGATGGCCACGGGGTACCCGGTGCCACCTTTGCCCGGACAACGGATCGCGGATCCGGTGATCATCATCCGACGGGAAGACATCGATGCCTGA
- a CDS encoding NADH-quinone oxidoreductase subunit G, with protein MTVTEPAHDAPAVEMVSLTIDDIPVSVPKNTLVIRAAELIGIQIPRFCDHPLLDPVGACRQCLVEVEGQRKPIASCTAVVAENMAVRTQHSSPLAATAQQGVMELLLINHPLDCPVCDKGGECPLQNQAMSTGAPETRFLGTKRTFPKPIPISPQVLLDRERCVLCARCTRFSRQVAGDPFIDLMERGALQQVGIHSGETFDSYFSGNTVQICPVGALTGTAYRFRARPFDLVSSPSVCEHCASGCAQRTDHRRGKVLRRLAGDDPEVNEEWNCDKGRWAFRYAPVSERISTPMIRGGDGTLAPASWSHALAAAAAGLRTAYGRTGILVGGRSTWEDAYAYAKFSRLALGSNDIDFRARPHSVEEADFLAAHVAGRPMSVTYRDLESAPVVLLVAFEPEEESPIVFLRLRKAVRTRGLPVYSVGPFTTRGLTRMSGTLLRTAPGEEPFVLGGLIAGDVADLLRQPGAVIMVGERLGAIAGGLSAASRLAEATGARLAWVPRRAGERGALEAGALPNLLPGGRPSAQRGLDTAGILAAAADGTLAALVIGGVEVADLPDPQSARAALTKAPFVVSLEFRHSEVTAHADVVFPVAPVAEKSATFLNWEGRQRYFASALRNSEAMPDLRVLHTLAAEMGVGLGLPDSAAARTELDRIGQWSGLRPDPPSVSPVQPPHPHAGQAILAGWRMLLDGGRLQDGEPHLAQTARPSVVRLSAATAAEIGAAEGAPVTVSTPSGAVTLPLAVADLPDRVVWLPLNSTGSPVHEQLGVAVGALVTIGAAG; from the coding sequence ATGACCGTGACCGAACCGGCCCACGACGCCCCCGCCGTCGAGATGGTGAGCCTCACCATCGACGACATTCCGGTCAGTGTGCCCAAGAACACCTTGGTGATTCGCGCCGCCGAACTGATCGGCATCCAGATCCCGCGGTTCTGCGACCACCCGCTGCTCGACCCGGTGGGTGCCTGCCGCCAGTGCCTCGTCGAGGTCGAGGGCCAGCGCAAGCCGATCGCCTCCTGCACCGCGGTGGTGGCCGAGAACATGGCGGTTCGGACGCAGCACTCCTCGCCCCTCGCAGCCACCGCTCAGCAGGGCGTCATGGAGCTGCTGCTGATCAACCACCCGCTCGACTGCCCGGTGTGCGACAAGGGCGGTGAGTGCCCGCTGCAGAACCAGGCCATGTCCACCGGCGCGCCCGAAACCCGATTTCTGGGCACCAAACGCACCTTCCCCAAACCGATTCCGATCTCACCCCAGGTGCTGCTGGACCGCGAGCGGTGTGTGCTGTGCGCGCGCTGCACCCGCTTCTCCCGCCAAGTCGCGGGTGACCCCTTCATCGATCTGATGGAACGCGGGGCGCTGCAACAAGTCGGTATCCACAGCGGCGAGACATTCGACTCCTACTTCTCCGGCAACACCGTGCAGATCTGCCCGGTCGGCGCGCTGACCGGCACCGCCTATCGATTCCGGGCGCGGCCGTTCGACCTGGTGTCCAGCCCGAGCGTGTGCGAGCACTGCGCCTCGGGGTGCGCCCAGCGCACCGACCACCGGCGGGGCAAGGTGCTGCGGCGACTGGCGGGTGACGACCCGGAGGTCAACGAGGAGTGGAACTGCGACAAAGGGCGCTGGGCGTTCCGGTATGCCCCTGTGTCGGAACGGATATCCACCCCGATGATCCGCGGAGGCGACGGCACCCTCGCCCCGGCGTCGTGGTCGCACGCACTCGCCGCGGCGGCGGCCGGTCTCCGAACCGCATACGGCCGGACAGGCATCCTGGTCGGTGGTCGGAGCACATGGGAGGACGCCTACGCGTATGCCAAATTCTCGCGGTTGGCGCTGGGCAGCAACGACATCGACTTCCGCGCCCGACCGCACTCGGTCGAGGAAGCCGACTTCCTGGCCGCCCACGTCGCGGGAAGGCCGATGAGCGTTACCTACCGCGACCTGGAATCGGCTCCGGTGGTGCTGCTCGTGGCATTCGAGCCCGAAGAGGAGTCGCCCATCGTCTTCCTACGACTGCGCAAAGCCGTCCGAACTCGTGGGCTGCCCGTGTACTCCGTCGGTCCGTTCACAACTCGCGGCCTGACCAGGATGTCGGGCACCCTTCTTCGGACAGCGCCCGGCGAAGAACCGTTCGTGTTGGGCGGTCTCATTGCAGGGGACGTCGCCGACCTGCTGCGTCAACCGGGCGCCGTCATCATGGTCGGCGAGCGATTGGGCGCGATCGCGGGCGGCCTTTCGGCGGCGAGTCGACTGGCCGAGGCGACCGGTGCACGGCTGGCATGGGTGCCCCGACGTGCGGGCGAACGCGGCGCGCTCGAAGCGGGGGCGCTGCCGAACCTGTTGCCCGGCGGCCGTCCCAGCGCACAGCGGGGTCTGGACACCGCAGGCATACTGGCCGCCGCGGCCGACGGCACCTTGGCGGCGTTGGTGATCGGCGGTGTGGAGGTCGCCGATCTACCCGACCCTCAGAGCGCGCGGGCAGCGCTTACGAAGGCGCCGTTCGTGGTGAGCCTGGAATTTCGCCACAGCGAGGTCACCGCACACGCCGACGTTGTCTTCCCGGTCGCACCGGTCGCCGAGAAATCGGCGACCTTCCTCAACTGGGAAGGCCGCCAACGGTACTTCGCATCGGCGCTGCGTAATTCCGAGGCGATGCCCGATCTGCGGGTACTGCATACGCTGGCGGCGGAGATGGGCGTCGGGTTGGGTCTGCCCGACTCAGCGGCCGCTCGAACCGAACTCGACCGGATTGGTCAATGGTCTGGTCTGCGTCCCGACCCCCCGTCGGTATCCCCGGTTCAACCGCCGCATCCGCATGCCGGCCAGGCGATTCTCGCCGGTTGGCGGATGTTGCTCGACGGTGGCCGGCTGCAGGACGGCGAACCGCACCTGGCTCAGACGGCCCGGCCTTCGGTGGTGCGCCTCTCCGCGGCAACCGCGGCGGAAATCGGTGCCGCCGAGGGTGCCCCCGTCACTGTCAGCACGCCATCGGGTGCTGTCACCCTGCCCTTGGCAGTCGCCGATCTTCCCGATCGGGTCGTGTGGCTACCTCTGAACTCGACCGGTTCTCCGGTCCATGAGCAACTGGGCGTCGCCGTGGGCGCTCTCGTCACGATCGGAGCGGCGGGATGA